A genomic stretch from Flavobacterium humidisoli includes:
- a CDS encoding ring-cleaving dioxygenase, translating to MENKILGLHHITAIAGDAKRNFDFYSKILGLRFIKKTVNFDDPGTYHFYFGDEVGSAGTILTFFPWGAGIQQGRKGSGMATEIGYSVPKGSLDFWQKRFEQYNVIYNKPAEKFGEKYLTFLDPDGLKLELIESKTDDNRKAWETDEVKADVATKGFHNITLTLNNIKPTAAILTDIFGYKLIDQDVNRYRYATDAVENAAIVDLVELPEEKRGLNANGTVHHVAFRVQNDEILMKFREKIEEYGLQITPQIDRQYFHSLYFREPGGVLFEIATDNPGFTVDESLEELGQNLKLPAQYESQRAAIEEHLVKIN from the coding sequence ATGGAAAATAAAATTTTAGGCTTACACCATATTACTGCAATTGCAGGTGACGCTAAACGCAATTTTGACTTTTATTCAAAAATTTTAGGATTAAGATTTATTAAAAAAACAGTGAACTTTGACGATCCAGGAACCTACCATTTTTACTTTGGCGACGAAGTTGGAAGCGCAGGAACTATTTTAACCTTCTTCCCTTGGGGAGCCGGAATTCAGCAAGGAAGAAAAGGTTCTGGAATGGCGACTGAAATTGGATATTCTGTTCCAAAAGGAAGTCTTGATTTCTGGCAAAAACGTTTTGAGCAATACAATGTAATTTACAATAAACCAGCTGAAAAGTTTGGAGAAAAATATTTGACTTTCTTAGATCCAGACGGACTAAAATTGGAGTTAATCGAATCTAAAACAGACGATAACAGAAAAGCTTGGGAAACTGACGAAGTAAAAGCAGATGTGGCTACAAAAGGTTTTCATAACATTACTTTGACTTTGAACAACATTAAACCAACTGCTGCTATCTTAACTGATATTTTTGGTTATAAATTGATCGATCAGGATGTTAACCGTTACCGTTATGCAACAGATGCTGTAGAAAATGCTGCTATTGTTGACTTGGTAGAATTGCCAGAAGAAAAACGCGGTTTAAATGCTAACGGAACTGTTCATCACGTGGCTTTCCGTGTACAGAATGATGAAATTTTAATGAAATTCAGAGAAAAAATCGAAGAATACGGATTGCAGATTACGCCGCAAATTGACAGACAATATTTCCACTCTCTATATTTCAGAGAACCAGGAGGTGTTTTGTTTGAAATTGCAACCGATAATCCTGGATTTACTGTAGACGAAAGCTTAGAAGAATTAGGTCAAAACTTGAAACTTCCAGCTCAATACGAATCTCAAAGAGCTGCTATTGAAGAGCATTTGGTTAAAATTAATTAA